The following are encoded together in the Streptomyces tsukubensis genome:
- a CDS encoding TetR/AcrR family transcriptional regulator, translating to MATAERLIESTRALLWERGYAGTSPKAIQQRAGVGVGSMYHHFDGKSGLALAAMERSARELRESAEDHFTGPGTAAERIAGYLLRERDVLSGCPVGRLSMDSEVVAEDRLRAPLDSLFGWLRIRLSELVAEGQRAGELDAGLDPRAVGATIVAVVQGGYVVSRSAESPEPFDAAVRGALQLLGHRRPPPLR from the coding sequence ATGGCGACAGCGGAACGTCTGATCGAATCCACCCGGGCGCTGCTCTGGGAGCGTGGCTACGCGGGTACCAGCCCCAAGGCGATACAGCAGCGCGCGGGTGTCGGGGTCGGCAGCATGTACCACCACTTCGACGGCAAGTCCGGTCTCGCGCTGGCCGCGATGGAGCGCAGCGCCCGCGAGTTGCGGGAGAGCGCCGAGGACCACTTCACGGGCCCCGGTACGGCGGCCGAGCGCATCGCCGGGTATCTGCTGCGCGAGCGGGACGTACTCAGTGGCTGCCCCGTGGGGCGGCTTTCGATGGACTCCGAGGTGGTCGCCGAGGACCGGCTGCGCGCCCCGCTCGACTCGCTGTTCGGCTGGTTGCGGATCCGTCTCTCGGAGCTGGTCGCCGAAGGGCAGCGGGCCGGCGAACTCGACGCGGGACTCGACCCTCGCGCGGTGGGCGCGACGATCGTCGCCGTGGTGCAGGGCGGGTACGTCGTCTCCCGCTCGGCCGAGTCCCCCGAGCCCTTCGACGCGGCGGTACGCGGAGCCCTTCAGTTGCTGGGCCACCGGCGGCCGCCCCCGCTACGGTGA
- a CDS encoding pyridoxal phosphate-dependent aminotransferase yields the protein MSSSNRAAGARFGAVEASATFAVFDRVARLRAEGVDVLDLGGGEPDFGTPTHVVDEAVDALRGGFTHYTPSRGVPALLDAVSDKLAKDNGIVVDPATDIVITPSAKHALFAALTTLLDPGDEVLIPTPSWVSYPAMARLIGARPVQLALDPEDGFRITRELLEQHVTSRTKALLVNSPNNPTGRIMTRDEARAIGRFADEHDVLMIADEIYEKIVYDGHDHLSLASLPCCADRTLTVNGFSKGYAMTGWRLGWAAGPTDLMEQLLKVQQHTVGCAGSFVQRGGVAALMGPQEPVERMAARYAARRDVLVRGLNALPGVVCAPPEGAFYAFADIRGTAGFTDSAAFADRLLQETGVALMPGSAFGPGGEGFVRLSFATSSRVLEESLERMGRALTGW from the coding sequence ATGAGCAGCAGCAATCGAGCAGCCGGCGCCCGCTTCGGCGCCGTCGAGGCCTCGGCGACCTTCGCGGTCTTCGACCGGGTGGCGCGGCTGCGCGCCGAGGGCGTGGACGTGCTCGACCTGGGCGGTGGCGAACCGGACTTCGGCACACCGACCCACGTCGTGGACGAGGCGGTGGACGCGCTGCGCGGCGGGTTCACCCACTACACGCCCAGTCGCGGGGTGCCCGCCCTGCTCGACGCGGTCTCCGACAAACTCGCCAAGGACAACGGCATCGTGGTCGACCCGGCCACCGACATCGTCATCACGCCGTCCGCCAAACACGCGCTGTTCGCGGCGCTCACGACGCTGCTCGACCCCGGCGACGAGGTGCTGATCCCCACGCCGAGCTGGGTCAGCTATCCGGCCATGGCCCGGCTGATCGGCGCGCGTCCGGTGCAGTTGGCCCTCGACCCCGAGGACGGCTTCCGGATCACCAGGGAACTGCTCGAACAGCATGTGACCTCCCGCACGAAGGCGCTCCTCGTCAACTCGCCCAACAACCCGACGGGTCGGATCATGACCAGGGACGAGGCGCGGGCCATCGGCCGCTTCGCGGACGAGCACGACGTACTCATGATCGCCGACGAGATCTACGAGAAGATCGTTTACGACGGCCACGACCACCTCAGCCTCGCGTCGCTGCCCTGCTGCGCCGACCGCACCCTCACGGTGAACGGCTTCTCCAAGGGGTACGCGATGACCGGCTGGCGCCTCGGCTGGGCGGCGGGCCCGACCGACCTCATGGAGCAGCTGCTCAAGGTGCAGCAGCACACCGTCGGCTGCGCGGGCTCTTTCGTCCAGCGGGGCGGCGTCGCCGCGCTGATGGGACCGCAGGAACCCGTCGAGCGGATGGCCGCACGGTACGCGGCCCGCCGCGACGTGCTGGTGCGGGGGCTGAACGCACTGCCGGGCGTGGTGTGCGCGCCACCGGAGGGAGCGTTCTACGCCTTCGCGGACATCCGGGGGACGGCGGGCTTCACCGACTCGGCGGCCTTCGCCGACCGGCTGCTCCAGGAGACGGGCGTGGCCCTGATGCCGGGCTCGGCCTTCGGCCCCGGCGGCGAGGGTTTCGTACGCCTGTCGTTCGCCACGTCGTCCCGAGTACTCGAAGAGTCACTGGAAAGGATGGGTCGGGCGCTGACCGGATGGTGA
- a CDS encoding PaaI family thioesterase produces MPHLGARLTHVGPGRVHIVLPARREVTQQHGYVHAGATSAIADTAGGYAALTLFDEDSEVLTVEYKINLLAPAACDHLEAIGTVLKSGRTLTVCLLEVYGVENGGERKLVANGQQTLIRVNRPNTPAG; encoded by the coding sequence ATGCCCCACCTCGGCGCACGCCTCACCCATGTCGGCCCCGGCCGCGTGCACATCGTGCTCCCGGCCAGGAGGGAGGTGACCCAGCAGCACGGATATGTCCACGCCGGTGCCACCAGCGCCATCGCGGACACGGCCGGCGGTTACGCGGCGCTCACCCTCTTCGACGAGGACTCCGAGGTCCTCACCGTCGAATACAAGATCAACCTCCTCGCACCCGCCGCCTGCGACCACTTGGAGGCGATCGGCACGGTCCTGAAGTCCGGAAGGACCCTGACCGTCTGCCTGTTGGAGGTGTACGGCGTCGAGAACGGAGGTGAGAGGAAGCTCGTCGCCAACGGCCAGCAGACCCTGATCCGCGTCAACAGACCGAATACGCCTGCCGGGTGA